Proteins from a single region of Parambassis ranga chromosome 16, fParRan2.1, whole genome shotgun sequence:
- the ubr5 gene encoding E3 ubiquitin-protein ligase UBR5 isoform X3 — translation MTSIHFVVHPLPGTEDQLNDRLREVSEKLNKYSYNSHPHLSLLEQATLKQCVVGPNHAGFLLEDGRVCRISFAVQPDRLELSKPDGSDGSKLSSGSGTGRSSRPGRTSDPPWFLSGSDTLGRLAGNTLGSRWSSGVNGGSGGSGSGGGTGGGGASGGSSGGGGGGGGGGGGGTSGRSSTAARDSRRQTRVIRTGRDRGSGLLGSQPQPVIPASVIPEELITQAQVVLQGKSRSVIIRELQRTNLDVNLAVNNLLSRDDEDGDDGDDTASESYLPGEDLMSLLDADIHSAHPSVIIDADAMFSEDISYFGYPSFRRSSLSRLGSSRDRDSELLRERESVLRLRERRWLDGASFDTERGSTSREGEPSLDKKSIPVQSPVSLGEELQWWPDKDGVKFVSIGAMFSELVAVSSKGELYQWKWSEPEPYRNAQNPFIHHPRVSFLGLANEKITLLSANSIRATVATETNKVATWVDDTLSTVASKLEHSAQSFPELQGERMVSLHCCALYTCAQLENSLYWWGVVPFSQRKKMLEKARAKNKKPKSSAGISSIPNITVGTQVCLRNNPLYHAGAVAFSVSAGIPKVGVLLESVWNMNDSCRFQLRSPESLKSMEKTTKTQEIKTESKPELVKTEMGPPPSPASTCSDASSIASSASLPYKRRRSTPAPKEEEKVNEEQWPLREVVFVEDVKNVPVGKVLKVDGAYVAVKFPGTSSSMSNQSSAAPTDSDPSSLLQDCRLLRIDELQVVKTGGTPKVPDCFQRTPKKLCIPEKAEILAVNVDSKGVHAVLKTGNWVRYCIFDLATGKAEQENNFPTSNLAFLGQSERNVAIFTAGQESPIILRDGNGTIYPMAKDCMGGIRDPDWLDLPPINSLGMGVHSLANLPSNSTIKKKAAIIIMAVEKQTLMQHVLRCDYEACRQYLVNLEQAFLLDQGSQALGALLGHRCDGNRNILHAAVSVCFPVSNKETKEEEEAERSERNTFAERLSAVEAIANAISVVSSNSSGNRTGSSSSRGLRLREMMRRSLRAAGLGRHESGPSSSDHQDPVSPPIAPPSWVPDPPPMDPDGDIDFILAPAVGSLTTASTGNSQGPSTSTIPGPSTEPSVVESKDRKANAHLILKLMCDSVVLRPHLRELLSAKDARGMTPFMLAVSGRAYPAAITVLEAAQKMAKVGDPGIAEKEDADSVFMEMICPLGTNPDDSPLYVLCCNDTCSFTWTGAEHINQDIFECRTCGLLESLCCCTECARVCHKGHDCKLKRTSPTAYCDCWEKCKCKTLIAGQKAARLDLLYRLLTTTNLVTTPNSRGEHILLFLVQTVARQSVEHCQYRPPRIREDRNRKAANAEDSDMPDHDLEPPRFAQLALERVLQDWNALKSMIMFGSQENKDPLSASSRIAHLLPEEQVYLNQQSGTIRLDCFTHCLIVKCAPDITFIDTLLGTLVKELQNKYTPGRREEAINVTRRFLRSVARVFVILSVEMASSKKKNNFIPQPIGKCRRVFQALLPYAVEELCNVAESLIVPVRMGIARPTAPFTLASTSIDAVQGSEELFSVEPLPPRPSPDQSSSSSQTAASYIIRNPQPRRSSQSQPVRGRDEEQDDIVSADVEEVEVVEGVAGEEDHHDDQEEQGEENAEAEGQHDEHDEDGSDMELDLLAAAETESDSESNHSNQDNASGRRSVVTAATAGSEAGSRVSLAFPIFGASSVPAFFSEDDSQSNDSSDSDSSSSQSDDIDQETFLWDEPLERTTSASHANSAAQAPRSMQWAVRNTPSQRATGSAPSSSSTPAASSTGLIYIDPTNLRRSSAISSSAAAAAAALEASNSSSYLTSASSLARAYSIVIRQISDLMSLIPKYNHLVYSQYPAAVKLTYQDAVNLQNYVEEKLIPTWNWMVSIMDSTEAQLRYGSALSSAGDPGHPSHPLHASQHSARRERMTAREEASLRTLEGRRRAATLLTARQGMMSARGDFLNYALSLMRSHNDEHSDVLPVLDVCSLKHVAYVFQALIYWIKAMNQQTTLDTPQMDRKRNREILELGLDNEDSEHDNDEDTNQSSTLQDKDEDPVSAETGQNHPFFRRSDSMTFLGCIPPNPFDVPLAEAIPLADQPHLLQPNARKEDLFGRPSQGLYSSSYMATKGLAEASVDRNCLEVNMGSSLPSPSQILPTKMSYSANLKNVMSMETGQRSSENQSLAEQELEASKPGPSPHDLAAQLKSSLLAEIGLTESDGPPLPSFRPHCSFMGMMISHDMLLGRWRLSLELFGRVFMEDVGAEPGSILTELGGFEVKESKFRREMEKLRNLQSRDLALEVDRDRDQLIQQTMRQLNTHFGRRCTTTPMAVHRVKVTFKDEPGEGSGVARSFYTAIALALLSNDKLPNLDCVQSVSKGMQASSTCHHDYNSNLMQRLRNRDRERERRSGGLRTGSRRDRDRDSRRQLSIDTRPFRPSSEGNPSDEPDPLPAHRQALGERLYPRVHAMQPAFASKITGMLLELSPAQLLLLLASEDSLRARVEEAMELLIAHGRENGADSILDLGLPEAPEKAQQQENRKRHGSTRSVVDMELDDPDDGDDNAPLFYQPGKRGFYSPRPGKNTEARLNCFRNIGRILGLCLLQNELCPITLNRHVIKVLLGRKVNWHDFAFFDPVMYESLRQLIRHSQAGEADAVFAAMDLAFAIDLCKEEGAGQVELLSGGVNMPVTPLNVYEYVRKYAEHRMLVVAEQPLHAMRKGLLDVLPKNALEDLTAEDFRLLVNGCGEVNVQMLISFTSFNDESGENADKLLQFKRWFWSIVEKMSMTERQDLVYFWTSSPSLPASEEGFQPMPSITIRPPDDQHLPTANTCISRLYVPLYSSKQILKQKLLLAIKTKNFGFV, via the exons ATGACATCTATACACTTCGTGGTTCACCCGTTGCCCGGGACCGAGGATCAGCTCAATGACAG GCTCCGTGAGGTCTCAGAAAAACTCAACAAATACAGTTACAACAG TCATCCACACCTTAGTCTGCTGGAGCAGGCCACCCTAAAACAATGTGTTGTCGGTCCTAACCATGCCGGATTTCTCCTCGAG GATGGACGTGTTTGCAGGATCAGCTTTGCTGTCCAGCCCGATCGCCTAGAGCTCAGCAAACCGGATGGCAGTGATGG TTCAAAGTTGAGCAGTGGTTCAGGGACAGGAAGGAGCTCCAGGCCAGGCAGGACTAGTGATCCGCCCTGGTTCTTGTCTGGTTCTGACACACTGGGCAGACTGGCAGGCAACACCCTTGG GAGTCGCTGGAGCTCTGGTGTAAATGGAGGCAGTGGAGGaagtggaagtggaggaggaacaggaggaggtggagctagTGGTGGCAGCAGTGGCGGAGGAGGGGGCGGcggaggaggcggaggcggaGGCACGTCGGGCAGGTCGTCAACAGCAGCTCGCGATTCCCGCCGACAAACCAGGGTGATTCGTACAGGAAGGGATCGTGGCTCAGGCCTTTTAGGTAGCCAGCCTCAGCCAGTCATACCGGCTTCTGTCATCCCTGAAGAGCTCATCACTCAG GCCCAGGTAGTCCTTCAAGGGAAATCCAGGAGTGTGATCATTAGGGAGCTCCAGAGGACCAACCTAGATGTCAACCTTGCCGTCAACAACTTGCTGAGTCgggatgatgaagatggagatGATGGAGATGACACAGCCAGCGAGTCCTACCTCCCTGGAG AAGACCTGATGTCCCTGTTAGATGCAGACATTCATTCAGCCCATCCCAGCGTCATTATTGATGCTGATGCCATGTTCTCTGAGGACATCAGCTACTTTGGCTACCCCTCTTTTAGACGCTCCTCACTGTCTCGCCTGGGATCCTCCAGAG ACCGTGACTCAGAGCTGTTGCGTGAACGTGAGTCCGTGTTGAGGTTACGTGAGCGCCGCTGGCTGGATGGGGCCTCGTTCGACACGGAGCGAGGTTCCACCAGCCGTGAGGGTGAACCCAGCCTCGACAAGAAGAGCATCCCTGTCCAGAGCCCTGTCTCCCTTGGAGAGGAGCTCCAGTGGTGGCCTGACAAG GATGGTGTCAAGTTTGTAAGCATTGGAGCCATGTTCTCAGAGCTTGTAGCTGTGAGCTCCAAAGGAGAGCTTTATCAGTGGAAGTGGAGCGAACCTGAACCTTACAGGAATGCACAG AATCCTTTCATTCATCACCCTCGTGTATCCTTCCTGGGCCTGGCCAATGAGAAGATCACATTATTGTCTGCTAATAGCATCAGAGCCACTGTAGCTACAGAGACAAACAAG GTGGCTACCTGGGTGGACGACACACTGAGCACAGTGGCCTCTAAGCTAGAGCACAGTGCCCAATCTTTCCCTGAGCTGCAGGGGGAACGCATGGTGTCGCTGCACTGCTGTGCACTATATACGTGTGCACAGCTGGAGAATAGCCTCTACTGGTG gggtGTTGTGCCTTTTAGTCAAAGGAAGAAGATGCTTGAAAAGGCCAGAGCCAAGAACAAAAAGCCAAAGTCCAGTGCTGGCATCTCCTCAATACCCAACATCACAGTGGGAACACAG GTGTGCTTGAGGAATAACCCCCTCTACCATGCTGGTGCAGTGGCCTTTTCTGTCAGTGCTGGGATTCCAAAAGTGGGCGTCCTATTGGAGTCTGTCTGGAACATGAACGACAGCTGCAGGTTCCAGCTGCGCTCACCAGAGAGCCTCAAGAGCATGGAGAAGACCACAAAGACCCAGGAAATCAA GACTGAAAGCAAACCGGAGCTGGTGAAGACGGAGATgggtcctcctccctccccagcGTCTACTTGCAGTGATGCCTCTTCCATTGCAAGCAGTGCCTCACTGCCCTACA AGCGAAGGCGTTCCACCCCAGCTcccaaagaggaagagaaggtgaATGAGGAACAGTGGCCTCTCAGAGAGGTGGTCTTTGTGGAggatgttaaaaatgtacctgtGGGAAAG GTTCTTAAAGTGGATGGTGCGTATGTTGCTGTGAAGTTTCCAGGAACATCAAGCAGCATGAGCAACCAGAGCTCGGCTGCTCCCACTGACTCGGACCCATCATCACTGTTGCAGGACTGTAGGCTCCTCAGAATAGATGAGCTACAG GTGGTAAAAACTGGTGGGACCCCTAAAGTTCCAGACTGTTTTCAACGAACACCTAAAAAGCTTTGTATCCCAGAAAAGGCTGAGATTCTGGCTGTGAATGTTGACTCCAAAG GAGTCCACGCAGTGCTGAAAACTGGTAACTGGGTAAGGTACTGTATCTTTGACCTGGCCACAGGCAAAGCTGAGCAGGAGAATAACTTCCCAACTAGTAACCTGGCCTTCCTGGGGCAGAGTGAGCGCAATGTGGCCATCTTCACTGCAGGACAG GAGTCTCCTATAATCCTCCGAGATGGAAATGGCACAATCTACCCCATGGCCAAAGATTGTATGGGTGGAATTCGAGATCCTGATTGGTTGGACCTGCCACCAATAAACAGCCTGGGAATGGGAGTGCACTCTCTGGCCAATCTCCCATCTAATTCCACTATCAAAAAGAAAGCTGCTATTATTATAATGGCCGTTGAG AAACAGACGCTGATGCAGCATGTGTTACGCTGTGACTATGAGGCATGTCGGCAGTACCTGGTGAACCTGGAGCAGGCGTTCCTGTTGGATCAGGGAAGCCAGGCCCTTGGAGCACTTTTGGGCCACCGATGTGATGGAAACCGCAACatcctccatgctgctgtctctgtctgcttccCTGTTAGTAACAAGGAGACCAAAGAGGAGGAAG AGGCTGAAAGGTCTGAGAGAAACACATTTGCAGAACGTCTGTCTGCTGTGGAGGCGATTGCTAACGCCATCTCTGTGGTTTCAAGCAACAGCTCTGGAAATAGGACAGGCTCCTCAAGTAGCAGAGG GCTTCGTCTGAGGGAGATGATGCGGAGGTCTCTTAGAGCAGCAGGTCTTGGCCGCCATGAGTCTGGCCCATCATCCAGTGACCATCAGGACCCAGTGTCCCCACCTATTGCTCCACCAAGTTGGGTGCCTGATCCTCCCCCCATGGACCCGG aTGGAGACATAGACTTTATTCTAGCACCAGCTGTGGGTTCACTCACCACCGCCTCAACTGGTAACAGCCAGGGGCCCAGCACCTCCACCATACCAG GGCCATCCACGGAGCCTTCGGTGGTTGAGTCTAAAGATAGGAAGGCCAATGCTCACCTTATCCTCAAGCTGATGTGTGACAGTGTTGTTCTGAGGCCACACCTGCGGGAGCTGCTTTCTGCAAA GGATGCCAGAGGAATGACTCCATTCATGCTGGCTGTAAGTGGGAGAGCCtacccagcagccatcactgtcCTTGAGGCTGCACAGAAAATGGCAAAGG TGGGTGACCCGGGCATTGCAGAGAAGGAGGATGCAGATTCTGTTTTCATGGAAATGATTTGCCCCTTGGGGACAAATCCAGATGACTCTCCCCTATATGTTCTCTGCTGCAATGACACCTGCAGTTTCACTTGGACTGGAGCAGAGCACATTAACCAG GATATCTTTGAGTGCCGAACATGTGGCTTGCTGGagtccctctgctgctgcacagagtgTGCCAGGGTTTGTCACAAAGGACATGACTGCAA GCTTAAGAGGACGTCTCCTACAGCGTACTGTGACTGTTGGGAGAAATGCAAGTGTAAAACGCTGATAGCTGGCCAAAAGGCTGCTCGCCTGGATCTCCTGTACAGGTTGCTCACAACCACAAACCTGGTCACCACACCAAACAGCAG GGGAGAACATATATTACTGTTCCTGGTGCAAACTGTTGCCAGGCAGAGTGTGGAGCACTGTCAGTACAGACCACCACGCATCAGAGAAGACAGGAACCGCAAGGCTGCTAATGCAGAAG ACTCTGATATGCCAGATCATGACCTAGAACCTCCACGCTTTGCTCAGCTGGCTCTGGAGAGGGTCCTGCAGGATTGGAATGCCCTCAAGTCTATGATCATGTTTGGTTCTCAGGAAAATAAAGACCC ACTTAGTGCCAGCAGCAGAATTGCCCACCTCCTGCCTGAAGAACAGGTCTACTTGAATCAGCAGAGCGGCACCATTCGCCTTGACTGCTTCACACACTGCCTCATTGTCAAGTGTGCTCCTGACATCACA TTCATAGACACTTTACTGGGTACTCTGGTAAAGGAGCTGCAGAACAAGTACACTCCTGGCCGGAGAGAGGAGGCAATCAATGTCACTCGTAGGTTCCTGCGCTCTGTAGCTCGAGTGTTTGTCATCCTCAGTGTGGAGATGGCCTCATCCAAGAAGAAAAA TAACTTCATCCCCCAGCCCATTGGAAAATGTCGGCGCGTTTTCCAGGCTCTGTTGCCCTATGCTGTGGAGGAGCTGTGCAATGTGGCAGAGTCTCTAATTGTTCCAGTGCGAATGGGTATTGCAAGACCTACCGCTCCGTTCACTTTGGCCAGCACCAGCATCGATGCTGTTCAGGGCAGTGAGGAGCTTTTCTCTGTGGAACCACTGCCTCCAAGACCGTCACCTGACCAGTCAAGCAG CTCTAGCCAGACAGCTGCCTCTTATATCATAAGGAACCCCCAGCCTCGGCGCAGCAGCCAGTCTCAGCCTGTCAGAGGAAGAGATGAGGAGCAGGATGACATTGTATCAGCAGATGTGGAAGAG GTTGAAGTTGTAGAGGGAGTTGCAGGGGAAGAAGACCATCATGATGACCaagaggagcagggagaggaaAACGCTGAAGCAGAGGGACAGCACGATGAGCATGATGAGGATG GAAGTGACATGGAGTTGGACCTTTTGGCAGCAGCTGAAACGGAGAGCGATAGTGAAAGTAACCACAGCAATCAGGATAATGCTAGTGGCCGTAGGAGCGTCGTCACAGCAGCAACTGCTGGGTCTGAAGCAG GCAGTAGGGTGTCCTTGGCATTTCCTATTTTTG GTGCCAGCAGTGTCCCTGCCTTCTTTTCAGAGGATGACTCCCAGTCCAACGACTCCAGtgactcagacagcagcagtagtCAGAGCGATGACATCGACCAGGAGACATTCCTTTGGGATGAGCCGCTAGAAAGGACAACTAGTGCTTCGCATGCTAACAGTGCAGCACAGGCCCCTCGCTCAATGCAATGGGCTGTTAGAAACACCCCCAGCCAAAGGGCAACCGGAAGCGCTCCCTCCAGCTCCTCAACTCCAGCTG CAAGTTCCACAGGCCTGATTTATATTGACCCAACCAATCTACGTCGCTCCAGTGCAATCAGCTCTAGTGctgcggcggcagcagcagctttggagGCCAGCAACTCCAGCAGCTACCTTACATCTGCCAGCAGCCTTGCCCGTGCTTACAGCATTGTCATCAGGCAGATCTCAGACCTCATGAGTCTGATTCCCAAATACAACCATCTTGTCTACTCCCAGTATCCTGCGGCTGTAAAGCTCACCTACCAGGATGCAGTAAACCTGCAG AACTATGTTGAGGAAAAGCTGATTCCCACCTGGAATTGGATGGTTTCCATCATGGATTCCACTGAGGCCCAGTTACGATATGGGTCAGCCCTGTCATCTGCTGGAGACCCGGGTCACCCCAGTCACCCTCTCCATGCCTCTCAGCATTCAGCTCGCAGGGAACGCATGACGGCTCGGGAGGAGGCCAGCCTCCGCACTCTGGAAGGACGCAG GAGAGCAGCCACACTGCTAACGGCTCGTCAAGGCATGATGTCAGCTCGGGGTGACTTCCTGAATTATGCCCTGTCACTGATGCGATCCCACAATGATGAGCATTCTGATGTGCTTCCTGTGCTGGATGTGTGCTCGCTGAAGCACGTGGCATACGTTTTTCAGGCTCTTATCTACTGGATAAAGGCCATGAATCAGCAGACCACCCTGGACACCCCACAGATGGATAGAAAGAG GAATCGTGAGATTTTGGAACTTGGATTGGACAATGAGGACTCTGAACATGATAACGATGAGGACACCAACCAGA GTTCAACCCTACAGGACAAAGATGAGGACCCAGTCTCAGCTGAAACGGGTCAGAACCATCCGTTCTTCCGTCGCTCTGACTCTATGACCTTCCTGGGCTGCATCCCACCCAACCCCTTTGATGTTCCTCTGGCTGAAGCCATCCCACTGGCAGACCAGCCTCACCTCCTGCAG CCTAATGCCAGGAAGGAGGATCTGTTCGGTCGCCCCTCTCAGGGCTTGTACTCTTCTTCTTACATGGCAACCAAAGGTCTGGCTGAGGCGAGCGTGGACAGGAACTGCCTGGAGGTAAACATGGGCTCCTCTCTACCCTCCCCCTCTCAG ATTCTGCCCACTAAGATGTCTTACTCGGCCAACTTGAAGAATGTGATGAGCATGGAAACTGGCCAGCGAAGCTCAGAGAATCAGTCACTGGCGGAGCAGGAGCTTGAGGCTTCCAAACCAGGCCCTTCACCACACGACCTCGCTGCCCAGCTGAAGAGCAGCCTGCTTGCTGAGATTGGCCTCACAGAGAGTGACGGTCCTCCTCTCCCATCATTCAG ACCTCACTGCAGTTTCATGGGGATGATGATCTCACATGACATGCTGCTTGGCCGCTGGCGTCTATCACTGGAACTCTTTGGTCGTGTCTTCATGGAGGATGTAGGAGCTGAACCTGGATCT ATCCTCACAGAGCTTGGTGGTTTTGAAGTTAAAGAATCCAAGTTCCGCCGTGAGATGGAGAAGCTGAGGAACCTGCAGTCCCGTGACCTGGCCCTCGAAGTTGACCGTGATCGAGACCAGTTAATACAGCAGACAATGCGTCAGCTAAATACGCACTTTGGCAGGCGTTGTACAACCACACCCATGGCTGTACACCGAGTGAAGGTCACCTTTAAAGATGAGCCTGGCGAGGGCAGCGGTGTGGCCCGCAGTTTTTACACGGCCATTGCCTTGGCCTTGCTCTCCAACGATAAGCTGCCCAACCTGGACTGTGTTCAGAGTGTCAGCAAGGGCATGCAGGCCAGCAGTACGTGTCATCACGATTACAATTCAA atCTAATGCAGCGTCTTAGGAACCGGGACCGGGAACgagagaggaggagtggagggcTTCGAACAGGATCTCGAAGAGACCGAGACAG AGATTCAAGGCGGCAGCTGTCCATAGATACTCGGCCTTTTAGGCCTTCATCAGAGGGAAACCCCAGTGATGAGCCTGATCCTCTGCCTGCACACAGACAAGCCCTGGGAGAAAGGCTGTACCCACGAGTTCACGCAATGCAACCG GCGTTTGCCAGTAAAATCACAGGCATGTTGCTGGAGCTGTCACCtgcccagctgctgctgctgctggctagcgAGGATTCTCTCAGAGCCAGAGTAGAAGAGGCCATGGAGCTTCTCATTGCACATGGAAG GGAAAATGGTGCTGACAGTATACTGGACTTGGGACTCCCGGAGGCTCCAGAGAAAGCACAA CAGCAGGAGAACCGTAAGCGTCACGGTTCAACACGCAGTGTGGTTGACATGGAGCTTGACGACCCAGATGATGGGGATGACAATGCTCCTCTTTTCTATCAGCCTGGCAAACGAGGCTTCTACTCCCCTCGACctggcaaaaacacagaggcCAGACTAAACTGCTTCCGTAACATTGGCAG AATACTGGGGTTGTGTCTGCTGCAGAATGAACTCTGTCCAATTACACTGAACAGACATGTCATCAAGGTTCTGCTGGGTAGAAAG GTCAACTGGCATGACTTTGCGTTCTTTGACCCAGTCATGTATGAGAGCCTGCGGCAGCTCATCCGCCATTCACAGGCTGGTGAAGCAGATGCAGTGTTTGCTGCCATGGACCTGGCCTTCGCCATTGACCTCTGCAAAGAGGAAGGAGCTGGACAG GTGGAGCTTCTTTCCGGTGGGGTCAACAtgcctgttactcctctcaatGTATATGAATATGTGCGGAAGTACGCAGAGCACAGAATGCTGGTGGTGGCTGAGCAACCTCTTCAT GCGATGAGGAAGGGTTTGCTGGATGTACTACCGAAGAATGCCCTAGAAGACCTGACAGCTGAGGACTTCAGGCTGCTGGTCAATGGCTGTGGAGAAGTCAACGTCCAGATGCTCATTAGCTTCACCTCCTTCAACGACGAATCTG GGGAAAATGCAGACAAGCTCCTCCAGTTCAAACGCTGGTTTTGGTCCATAGTGGAGAAGATGAGTATGACTGAGAGGCAAGACCTG GTGTATTTCTGGACCTCCAGTCCATCTCTGCCAGCCAGCGAGGAGGGCTTCCAGCCAATGCCCTCTATCACCATCCGGCCTCCAGACGACCAGCACCTCCCCACAGCCAACACCTGCATCTCACGTCTCTACGTGCCACTCTACTCTTCAAAACAGATACTCAAACAAAAACTCCTGCTAGCCATTAAGACCAAGAATTTTGGTTTTGTGTAA